The following are encoded in a window of Bordetella genomosp. 10 genomic DNA:
- a CDS encoding cytochrome b/b6 domain-containing protein, whose protein sequence is MHASSSPRPPARARVHTLPVRLTHWVNVYAMGCMFMSGWGIYNASPIFPFTFPEWATLGGWLGAATIWHFAVMWLLVGNGLLYLLTGALDGHLRRDLFSVRAADVRRDVAAALRLRLGHRAGHYNAVQKAMYLGVLLLGLLLVLSGLAIWKPVQLQALTTLFGGFAAARVVHFLAMAGVALFVIVHVLMVLLVPRTLPPMITGRAPLHRAPLATPRGGHDA, encoded by the coding sequence GTGCATGCTTCTTCCTCCCCTCGCCCGCCGGCCCGCGCGCGGGTCCATACGCTGCCGGTGCGCCTGACGCACTGGGTGAACGTCTATGCCATGGGCTGCATGTTCATGAGCGGCTGGGGCATCTACAACGCCTCGCCCATTTTCCCGTTCACCTTCCCGGAGTGGGCGACCCTGGGCGGATGGCTGGGCGCGGCCACCATCTGGCACTTCGCCGTGATGTGGCTGCTGGTGGGAAACGGCCTGCTCTACCTGCTGACGGGCGCGCTCGACGGACACCTGCGGCGCGACCTGTTCAGCGTCAGGGCGGCGGACGTCCGGCGCGACGTGGCCGCGGCCCTGCGCCTGCGGCTCGGCCATCGCGCCGGCCACTACAACGCCGTGCAGAAGGCGATGTACCTCGGCGTGCTGCTCCTGGGCCTGCTGCTGGTGCTGTCGGGCCTGGCCATCTGGAAACCCGTGCAGTTGCAGGCCTTGACCACGCTCTTCGGCGGTTTCGCGGCGGCCCGCGTGGTGCATTTCCTGGCCATGGCGGGCGTGGCCCTGTTCGTCATCGTGCACGTGCTGATGGTGCTGCTCGTGCCCCGCACGCTGCCGCCGATGATCACGGGTCGGGCGCCGTTGCATCGGGCGCCGCTGGCCACGCCGCGCGGAGGCCACGATGCCTGA
- a CDS encoding heavy metal response regulator transcription factor — MRILVVEDDARTGEYLKKGLGESGYAVDWTRNGADGLHMAMEVSYDLVVLDVMLPGLNGWQVMEALRGKRDVPVLFLTARDQLQDRIRGLELGADDYLVKPFSFTELVLRIRTLLRRGVVREVDQLRLADLHIDVLRRRVTRMDTAIALTNKEFTLLHLLVRREGEVLSRTLIASQVWDMNFDSDTNVVDVAIKRLRAKVDRPFEPKLIHTVRGMGYVCEVRGDAECVPAH, encoded by the coding sequence GTGCGGATATTGGTCGTCGAGGATGATGCGAGAACCGGGGAGTACCTGAAAAAGGGCCTCGGCGAATCCGGGTATGCCGTCGACTGGACGCGCAACGGCGCCGACGGCCTGCACATGGCCATGGAGGTCTCCTATGACCTGGTGGTGCTGGACGTCATGCTGCCCGGCCTGAACGGCTGGCAGGTCATGGAGGCCTTGCGCGGCAAGCGGGACGTGCCGGTGCTGTTCCTGACCGCGCGCGACCAGCTCCAGGACCGCATCCGGGGACTGGAGCTGGGCGCGGACGATTACCTGGTCAAGCCGTTTTCCTTCACCGAGCTGGTGCTGCGCATCCGCACGCTGCTGCGGCGCGGCGTGGTGCGCGAAGTGGACCAGTTGCGCCTGGCGGACCTGCATATCGACGTCCTCCGGCGCCGCGTCACGCGCATGGACACGGCGATCGCGCTGACCAACAAGGAATTCACGCTGCTGCACCTGCTGGTGCGGCGGGAAGGCGAGGTCCTGTCGCGCACCTTGATCGCCTCGCAGGTGTGGGACATGAACTTCGATAGCGACACCAACGTGGTCGACGTGGCCATCAAGCGCCTGCGCGCCAAGGTCGACCGGCCCTTCGAGCCCAAGCTCATCCACACGGTGCGCGGCATGGGCTACGTCTGCGAGGTGCGTGGAGACGCCGAATGCGTTCCCGCTCACTGA
- a CDS encoding heavy metal sensor histidine kinase encodes MRSRSLTLRTALLFALLAAVVVSVAGVYLYMSMQANMVARSDTGLIGRVDRYRSLLQETLRLDDMRARPQLFENMLGNEQDILVFRQPGQAPLVNVNPGGQALPDLAPAPLGQDLTVGEVRGRESTLGVPIRWVAAMTATADGTALEVLAGHVMLGETRMLRQYREQIALAVLAAFLSIAVLGYAALRRGLRPLRTMAAQAAGITPGNLDRRLSTQDTPHELREVTASFNDMLDRLADGYQRLAQFSADLAHEIRTPIGALLGNCQVALCQRRSPEEYEGVLAASIEELERIARLVENILFLARADNAQSALNYASLDLSAEFDRIAEYFEGLAEERGIRLASRAHGRVQADPILFRRALGNLVANAVRYADAGSVVTLSAQEGPDAVMVHVENVGPFIDQERLHKLFDRFYRADVSRSADSEASGLGLSIVRAIMALHGGSATAECIGAAGDGASGRVRFTLAYPRTPAGMAGASSGA; translated from the coding sequence ATGCGTTCCCGCTCACTGACGCTGCGCACCGCGCTGCTGTTCGCGCTGCTGGCCGCCGTGGTGGTCAGCGTGGCCGGCGTGTATCTGTACATGTCCATGCAGGCGAACATGGTCGCGCGCAGCGATACCGGCCTGATCGGCCGCGTCGACCGCTACCGCTCCCTGTTGCAGGAAACCCTGCGGCTGGACGACATGCGGGCGCGTCCGCAGTTGTTCGAGAACATGCTGGGCAACGAACAGGACATCCTCGTGTTCCGCCAGCCCGGGCAGGCGCCGCTGGTGAACGTCAATCCCGGCGGCCAGGCGCTGCCCGACCTGGCGCCGGCGCCGCTGGGTCAGGACCTGACGGTGGGCGAGGTGCGCGGCCGGGAAAGCACGTTGGGCGTGCCGATCCGCTGGGTGGCCGCCATGACGGCCACCGCCGACGGCACCGCGCTGGAGGTGCTGGCCGGGCACGTGATGCTGGGGGAGACGCGCATGCTCCGCCAGTATCGCGAACAGATCGCGCTGGCCGTGCTGGCGGCCTTCCTGTCCATCGCCGTGCTGGGTTACGCGGCATTGCGGCGCGGGCTGCGGCCCTTGCGGACCATGGCCGCGCAGGCGGCGGGCATCACGCCGGGCAATCTCGACCGCCGCCTGAGCACGCAGGACACGCCGCACGAATTGCGCGAAGTCACCGCCTCGTTCAACGACATGCTGGACCGGCTGGCGGATGGCTACCAGCGCCTGGCGCAGTTCTCGGCCGACCTGGCCCATGAAATCCGCACGCCGATCGGCGCGCTGCTGGGAAACTGCCAGGTGGCGCTGTGCCAGCGCCGCAGTCCCGAGGAGTACGAAGGCGTGCTGGCCGCCAGCATCGAGGAGCTGGAGCGCATCGCGCGCCTGGTCGAGAACATCCTGTTCCTGGCGCGCGCGGACAACGCGCAATCGGCCTTGAACTACGCATCGCTGGACCTGTCGGCGGAGTTCGACCGCATCGCGGAGTATTTCGAGGGCCTGGCGGAGGAACGCGGCATCCGCCTGGCGTCCCGCGCGCACGGCCGCGTGCAGGCCGATCCCATTCTGTTCCGCCGCGCGCTGGGCAACCTGGTGGCCAACGCCGTGCGCTACGCGGATGCCGGCAGCGTCGTGACGTTGAGCGCCCAGGAGGGCCCCGACGCCGTGATGGTGCACGTGGAGAACGTCGGGCCCTTCATCGACCAGGAACGCCTGCACAAGCTTTTCGACCGTTTCTATCGCGCCGACGTGTCCCGCAGCGCGGATTCGGAGGCCAGCGGCCTGGGCCTGTCCATCGTGCGCGCCATCATGGCCCTGCACGGCGGCAGCGCCACGGCCGA